A stretch of DNA from Posidoniimonas polymericola:
CCGGGACCTTGCCGAACCGGCTCGGCGCGGTCGCCGCCACCCGTTGGTTCGTCTGGCGGTCCCAGGCCCGCCCCACGCGTACCTCAGGGTCGTCGACGACTTGGTTGTTGGCGATGAAGCCGATCGACATCAGGACCGGCGCGGGCACGGCCGAGCTAGTCGGAGTGTAGATCAACACGTCGACCCACGGCGCAGAGTCGCCTTCCCCAAAGTGGATCGCCACCTGGCGGCGCACGGCGGCGCCGTCGAAGGCAGCCCCGCGGTCCTCGACCACCTCGTACCGCACCTCGGCCGGCTTCCCCGGCGCGTGGCCGAACTGGTAAGATGCGAAGTGCGCATGGATTTCCGCCCGCCGCTCATCCCACCATTGATCGGTGGTGGCGACCCGCTCGCCGCTGTCGGTCGCCAGCGGGTCGGGCAACTCGGTCCCGCCTGCTTTCGAGTCGGTGTAGTTCACGGCGATGCCGGCGACCTCACCGTCCGGGTAGTCGGGCAGCTCAGTGGCTCGGCAGTCGGCTACTACGCCAATCGCCAACGGCAGCAGCGTCGCCGCGAGCGATGCCAGGAAGTGTCGTGTGTTCATGCGGATGAGTTTGTTTGCTTCAAAGAAGGTTAGTGGGGCGACAAGATCCGCACCGGTCCGAGGAGGCCCGACGGCTCTAGCGTGAGCGGTCCAAAACGCAGCGTTTCGCGGGATCCCGGCAGCACGGGCGCCGCGTCGGGATCGGCGAGGTCGCCGACAATCCGGTTGGTCCACTGGTTGGTGACCTTGATCTCAATGAGGTTTTCGCCCGGCTGCAGCGAGGCTCCGGCGTCCCATCGGTACGGCGGTTTCCACTGCAGACCTAGTCGGTCTCCGTTGATCCAAACTCTTGCCAGGTCGCGCACGGCGCCCAGGTCGATTACGGAGCCGTCTGCCAAGGCCGCCGCGTCCGCAGGCAGCGTGAACCGCCCTCGGTAGGTCGCGACGCCGGAGAAGTGCTTCACGCCGGGGTCGTCTACCTCGGTGAGCGAACGGAGATCGTCCATCACGAAAGTTGGCGGGGCGCCCGAGTTGGGGGCGAATTCTATCTCCCACGGCCCATCGATTGTGGCGAGCTCTTGCAGCTCTAGCGAACGACGCGCGGGCAGCTCGGTTTCGCCGTCCGTGAAGACGACAAAGAGCGTCTCGTTCCGCTCGAGCTCGAGCCCGACCTGCGCCCGCCGGTCGGCGGCCACTGCCGGCAGCGACTCGATGGCGCCGGTGTCAGGGCGCCAGAGCTCGGCGTTGGCTCTCGCAGTGCGGAAGCGGGCTTCGAGTCTGACTGGCGTGTCCGATAGATTGGAAAGGTAGTACAGGTCAGCATTGTCGGTGCGACGGTGCGTCCACGCGATCTCGGCGCCGAGCGGGCCCGACCACTCCAGGTCCTCGCGGAGGCCGATCCGGTCGAGGGTCTTGCCGAGCGACCGCCCCCATACCACCACGCCCTGGCCGACGTAGCGGATGGTGCGGCTGGCGCCGTCGAGGTCGCCCCACAGCGAAGCGGCGAGCGTTTCGAATCGCGAGTCGGCGTCCGGCTGCCCCATCAGGCTCGGCGATCCGACAGGCCGGGGTCCGTAAATCGTCGCCCCGCGTTCTGCCAGGCTGAGCAGCTTGGCGATGACCTCGGGCCGCATCCGTGGCGCCTTAGGCAGGACGAGCACTCGGTAGCGCATCCCGTCGGGCAGGACTAGGTCGCCGTTGTCGGCCACGTCGATTCGGCTGAGCAGCGCGTCGACGTTGATGAAGTCGTGCTGGTAGCCAGGCGGCGGCGGCGGCGACACGCCATCGCCCCAGATCGGCGGCGTCGACGGCGCGCCCTCCGGCAGCAGGTACGCCAAATCAACCACCGCCCTGCCCTGCTGCAGCAGCCAGCAGATCCGGGCGAAGTACGCGTTGAGCGGCCGGGCCTGCTCGGCCCAGGTGATGTTGCGGTGCAGGTGCGTGCCGACCATCGCGTTGCAGGGCGGCGTGTCAAGAGGCTGGTGCGCGGAGGTGTGGTACACCAGCCGGTTGATGCCCAGCGACAGCCAATAGTCCGCGACCCGTTTGAGCGTGAACGGCGACTCGTAGCGGCCGCCGGTGAAGGCCTCGGCGGCGATGATTGGCTTGCCGTACGCGTGAGCGGCCGAGGCGGCGCCGCGGACGTCCTGCTCGTACATCAGCCTGGGGTGCAGGTCCCGCACCCAGAACTCGCCCATCGGGATGTCGACCCGGCTCTTGTTGAGCAGCGTGTCCTCGAGGGTCTCGAGCGACACGCCGGAGGCCTCGGAGTAGAGCCGCAGGCCGTCGGCCTGGAGCCGCTCCTGCAGCACCCCGTAGTGGTGCTCGGCGAACAGGTCGGCCAGCGTGCGGCGGAAGTCCCACAGGAACCGGTCGCTGGTCTCGGCGTCGCCCACAACGCGGCCCACCAGCACGGGCAGGTAGGGAGTTGGGTCGTAGCCGCGGAGCCGCTCAAACTCTTGCGGAAGTCGGTCGGTCCAGTTCTGGGCGCCCGCCTCCCAGCTGTCGACCAGCCAGTGGCTCAGCCGCGTGCCGTAGAGGTCGCCGACCGCCTGCCTGAGGATCGCGGAGTACGCGTCGTAGTAATCGTTGACCGCCTGCCGGCTGAGCTTGTCGACCTCGTAGCCGCGCCCCGCCGGTGCGGCGGGCCGGTTGCGGGCGCCGGTCAGCGAGTAGCCCAGCCGCAGCACGGTCCAATCCCCTTGCGGCGGGTCCCAGGCGAGCGTGCCATCCGCTTGCAGCCGGTCGGTGAGGTCAAGAACTTGAGCCGGGTCGACCGCGCCGTCGGGCCCGATCGGCTGGGTCGCGACACTGTCGTACTGGAACAGGTGTCGGAAGCCGGCCTTCTCCTCCCAGCGGTGCACCCGGGCGCCGCGGTCGAGCCGCCACTCGCACAGCGAGTAACGCTCGGCCGCGGTCGGGCGGGCTTCGCTCATAGTCTCCGCGGGGCGGATGGGCGCCCCCGTCAGATCGAGCCGGAACCGCCGGGCGGTCGTCGGCGGCACGGCGAACGTGCGGACGCGGCACTGCCGGTAGAGCTGCGGGCCCGGCAGCGTGAGCAGCGTGCGGTAATGCTCACCATCGTCGCTGGCGAGGACCCGCCCGACAGGGATGCCGCCGCGACCCGCGACGGTGATCGCCCGGATGGTTACGGGTTGATCGAACTGCTGCTCGACCCACGCCTCGGCCGTGCCCTGCGCGTCGATCTCCAGAGACGCCGCGTAGCTCGCGTCGTGCGGCAGGCCGGCGTCCTGCTGCCGGTCGCTTGTGACGACCCGGGCCGGCTCCAAGGGCCCGCCACGATCCGCCGTCGGCGTTGGGTAGGCGATCACGCGAGTGTCGCGGTAGAAGCCGGGACGGCTCGCGGCGAGGTCCTGAAACTCGCCCTCCGAAGTAGGGGGCAGCGGCAACGCGATCGGCCGGTCGGCCCCGGCGGTCACCTGAACCTCGCTCCAGACAAGCTTCTTCATCGCCTGTTCTGGCTTCACCCACGGACCGCCGGTCATGCTCCAGCCGGGCGAGCTAAACACCGCCATCTCGAGCCCCAGCCGGTCGGCCTCGCGGGCCGCTTTGCGAACGGCAGAGAGCCACGTGGCCGACCCGAACTCGACCGCCGGCTCGACCGACTGCCCGCCGCCCAGGTTCACGTCGGCCAGCTGGAAGCCGGCGATGCCCGCCCGCTTCATCCACTCAAGGTCTTTGGTGATCCCTTCTTCGGTCACCGCCCCCTTGGTCCAGTGCCACCAGGTCCGCGGCCACGCCTCCGACGGTGGCTCGGCAAAGCTGCTGCGCAGGTCGGCGAGCTCGCTGGCTCCGCCCGTCAGGCACGCACCGGCCAGGGCCGAGCAGAGAAGCACAAGCTTGGTGAGTCGAGCCATCGATGAGACCCAGCGGACCGGATGAGAAGAGGGGGCGGACGCCGCGAACGAGACAAGATCGTAACACACCACCCGCGCGGGTGCCGAATCGCACCGTCGGTTAGAGGCGTCCAAGCGTCGTGTCTCAAAAGCGACTTGAGCGTCGGGCGGGTGGTCCCTACGTTGCAGGTTTCTCTTCCCAGCCACGCCCGCCAAGGAACGCCGCCTTGCAATCGACTTCTCGCCGCCAGTTCCTCGCCACCATGACGTCGGCGGCCGCGTTCGCAACGGCGCCGTCGGTCTTCGCCGCCGACTCCACGACGCCTCGGTACCAGATCGGCGTGTGCGACTGGATGATCCTGAAGCGTCAGAAGCTCGGCGCGTTCCCCCTGGCCGAGGAGATCGGGGCCGACGGCCTGGAACTCGACATGGGCGGGCTCGGCGACCGGCCGACCTTCGACAGCAAACTCAACGACGAGGCGGGCCGTGAGCCCTTCCGGCAGGCGGCCGCGCAGCACCACCTGCGGATCTGCTCGATCGCGATGTCGGGGTTCTACGCGCAGTCGTTCGCCGAGCGTCCCACATACCGCCGCATGGTCGGCGACGCGATCCGCACCGCCGAGGCGTTCGGGGTCACCAACACGTTCCTGCCGCTCGGCGTGAAGGGCGACCTCGTCCAGCGCCCCGAGCTCCGCCCGGCGATCGTCGGCCGCCTGCAGGAGTTAGCGCCGCTAGCCGAGCAGGCGGGCGTGGTGCTCGGGCTCGAGTCCGCGCTGGACG
This window harbors:
- a CDS encoding glycosyl hydrolase; the protein is MARLTKLVLLCSALAGACLTGGASELADLRSSFAEPPSEAWPRTWWHWTKGAVTEEGITKDLEWMKRAGIAGFQLADVNLGGGQSVEPAVEFGSATWLSAVRKAAREADRLGLEMAVFSSPGWSMTGGPWVKPEQAMKKLVWSEVQVTAGADRPIALPLPPTSEGEFQDLAASRPGFYRDTRVIAYPTPTADRGGPLEPARVVTSDRQQDAGLPHDASYAASLEIDAQGTAEAWVEQQFDQPVTIRAITVAGRGGIPVGRVLASDDGEHYRTLLTLPGPQLYRQCRVRTFAVPPTTARRFRLDLTGAPIRPAETMSEARPTAAERYSLCEWRLDRGARVHRWEEKAGFRHLFQYDSVATQPIGPDGAVDPAQVLDLTDRLQADGTLAWDPPQGDWTVLRLGYSLTGARNRPAAPAGRGYEVDKLSRQAVNDYYDAYSAILRQAVGDLYGTRLSHWLVDSWEAGAQNWTDRLPQEFERLRGYDPTPYLPVLVGRVVGDAETSDRFLWDFRRTLADLFAEHHYGVLQERLQADGLRLYSEASGVSLETLEDTLLNKSRVDIPMGEFWVRDLHPRLMYEQDVRGAASAAHAYGKPIIAAEAFTGGRYESPFTLKRVADYWLSLGINRLVYHTSAHQPLDTPPCNAMVGTHLHRNITWAEQARPLNAYFARICWLLQQGRAVVDLAYLLPEGAPSTPPIWGDGVSPPPPPGYQHDFINVDALLSRIDVADNGDLVLPDGMRYRVLVLPKAPRMRPEVIAKLLSLAERGATIYGPRPVGSPSLMGQPDADSRFETLAASLWGDLDGASRTIRYVGQGVVVWGRSLGKTLDRIGLREDLEWSGPLGAEIAWTHRRTDNADLYYLSNLSDTPVRLEARFRTARANAELWRPDTGAIESLPAVAADRRAQVGLELERNETLFVVFTDGETELPARRSLELQELATIDGPWEIEFAPNSGAPPTFVMDDLRSLTEVDDPGVKHFSGVATYRGRFTLPADAAALADGSVIDLGAVRDLARVWINGDRLGLQWKPPYRWDAGASLQPGENLIEIKVTNQWTNRIVGDLADPDAAPVLPGSRETLRFGPLTLEPSGLLGPVRILSPH
- a CDS encoding sugar phosphate isomerase/epimerase family protein, whose product is MQSTSRRQFLATMTSAAAFATAPSVFAADSTTPRYQIGVCDWMILKRQKLGAFPLAEEIGADGLELDMGGLGDRPTFDSKLNDEAGREPFRQAAAQHHLRICSIAMSGFYAQSFAERPTYRRMVGDAIRTAEAFGVTNTFLPLGVKGDLVQRPELRPAIVGRLQELAPLAEQAGVVLGLESALDAEGERRLLEDVGSPAVKIYFNFSNPLQAGRDLIGELRTLGAARISQIHATDQDGVWLQNNDRLDMHQVRATLDELDWQGWLVIERSRDANDPRNVRRNFSANVRYLKSVFQS